The proteins below come from a single Mustela nigripes isolate SB6536 chromosome 14, MUSNIG.SB6536, whole genome shotgun sequence genomic window:
- the GCLM gene encoding glutamate--cysteine ligase regulatory subunit, whose translation MGTDSRAAGALLARARTLHLQTGNLLNWGRLRKKCPSTHSEELRDCIQKTLNEWSSQISPDLVREFPDVLECTVSHAVEKINPDEREEMKVSAKLFIVGSNSSSSMRNAVDMACSVLGVAQLDSVIIASPPIEDGVNLSLEHLQPYWEELENLVQSKKIIAIGTSDLDKTQLEQLYQWAQVKPNSNQVNLASCCVMPPDLTAFAKQFDIQLLTHNDPKELLSEASFQEALQESIPDIQAQEWVPLWLLRYSVIVKSRGIIKSKGYILQAKRRGS comes from the exons ATGGGCACGGACAGCCGCGCGGCCGGGGCGCTGCTGGCGCGGGCCCGTACCCTGCACCTGCAGACGGGGAACCTGCTCAACTGGGGTCGCCTGCGGAAGAAGTGCCCGTCCACGCACAGCGAGGAG CTTCGAGATTGTATCCAAAAGACCTTGAATGAGTGGAGTTCCCAAATCAGCCCTGATTTGGTCAGG GAATTTCCAGATGTCTTGGAATGTACCGTATCTCATGCAGTAGAAAAGATAAATCctgatgaaagagaagaaatgaaagtttCTG CAAAACTCTTCATTGTAGGATCAAACTCTTCATCATCAATGAGAAATGCAGTTGACATGG CCTGTTCAGTTCTTGGAGTCGCACAGCTGGATTCTGTGATCATTGCTTCACCTCCTATTGAAGATGGAGTTAATCTCTCCTTGGAGCATTTGCAGCCTTACTgggaagaattagaaaacttGGTTCAGAGCAAAAAGATTATTGCGATAGGTACCTCCGATCTAGACAAAACTCAGTTGGAACAGCTGTATCAGTGGGCACAG GTAAAACCAAATAGTAACCAAGTTAATCTTGCCTCCTGCTGTGTGATGCCACCTGACTTGACTGCATTTGCTAAACAATTTGACATACAGCTATTGACGCATAACGATCCGAAAG aactGCTTTCTGAAGCCAGTTTCCAAGAAGCTCTTCAGGAAAGCATCCCTGACATCCAGGCGCAGGAGTGGGTGCCATTGTGGCTACTGCGGTACTCTGTCATTGTTAAAAGCAGAGGAATTATCAAATCCAAAGGCTACATTTTACAAGCTAAAAGAAGGGGTTCTTAA